The Rubidibacter lacunae KORDI 51-2 DNA window CGGTCGTGCGCCAGACACCGTCGAAAAAAAAATTGATATTCGCGTTGCCGCTTTGACGTTCGTTGGCAGTGTCTGTGGGATGGCAATTTTCACTCTGGTTGAGACAACCTCCTTCCCAGAGGCCATTGTTAGAAAAAGCGAGCTGTCTTGTCTGAATTGGCTACTGCTATAAAAGCGAGCTTACCAGCACAATGGAATGTTCGGGCAGACCAAACCTACTCAACAGAAACTTCGAGTTGCTGCTTGTCCGGAAATCTCTCGCGCAGCAATCGAATGATCTCCACCGTTTCCTCGAAGAAAATCGTGTCGCCGCGCTGCTGAAAGCGTTCAGCTGCCCGTCGAAAATCGTCCACTGCTCCGTCAATATCTCCGAGTTCGGCAAGAGCGATCCCGCGATTGTAGTAAGCCTCAGCGTAGTCCGGCTGTAGGGCGATCGCGCGATCGAAGTCCGCAAGTGCCAAACTCATTTGCCCGAGTTCTTGATAAATCAGCCCGCGGTTGCTGTAAGCGAAAACGTCATTGACATTGCGCTCGATCGCGGCAGTGAAGTCCACAATCGCGGCTTCGGGCTGACCGAGTTGGCGGTGGACGAGCCCTCGGTTGTTATAGGCAAACACGAGTTGAGGATTGAGGTCGAGAGCGGCGTCGAAGTCGGCGAGGGCGCGTTCGAAGTCGCCCAACTCGGCGTAGGCAACACCGCGATCGAAATACGTCGCCGCGCGATCTGGCCGCAGCTCGATCGCCTGGGTCCAGGTCGCGATTGCCGCAGAATAATCCTGCTGGTGGTAACGCTCCTGAGCCCAAACGACTAATTTGTCGGCTGAAGGTCCCGAACTCCTGTGGAGCGCCGCAACCGCAATTGCCGCAGACCCCGCCAAAACGATCAGTGCGGCAGGCAGGAGTTTATTGCGTTGCTTGCTAGATTTCTTATCTGCGGCCAGTTGATTGCCGCCCAGGCTCGCCAATCCCATATCGCGCTGTTCTCAAATTCTCTCGCATGCTCCAGATAACGCCCGGCATGGAACGTCTGGAGACGGGAATCGCAACCGCCCTGGGAGCGCAGTTGCCGGTGTTGCTGCGGAGGCTGCAACTTTATAGGTGAGATCGTGCCTTAACCATTACTGCGGTGTCGCGGGCTGGGCTCGAGCGTTCTTTCTCTAGCCAGATTCTAGCGCGATTTTCTGAGGTCGCGGGCGGCGAATCCCCCATGCGGACAGGATCTCAAGCAAGGTCTCGTTGCCCTATTGAAAATCTGAGAAATTCTGAAAATTTATTGGTACTGATATTGCCAGCGTTTTTTCGCGCGCGATCGCAGAATAGACCAACACCTTGGAGCGAGCATTCGCCAAAGGGATCGCGCGCGAACGGTCACCAAGCTGGCGCGCATTTGCGATCCTGCAGCAATTTGGAGTGAAGAGAAGCTGAGTGGGGAGGAGTGCGGAAATTACGGTGAATTTACGTTCGATTCGACATTGCCAGCATCGGAAAGGCGGCGCAATCTAGATTCACTAAGTTCGATGGGGTTCCGGCATACTCTTTTTCGCTCTCACTCCTCGAGCACAGGCGCGCGTCCGAGTGACGCCCAGGGTGGCACTGGCTTTTGATAATTCTGCGCTGGCGAGCTTCTTGTTGGAGAACCTTGCCATTCCATTTGATACCAATTTGCAGAATGCCTAGGACAGATTGTGTAAGCGAGCCCCGGGAGTAAAAGTTCCCGAGCTGCCATTTGTCGCAGCACTTCCTAGAGTTGGTATGAGTCAATCCAGTTCGCCCGCCGCCGCCATTGGGAAAATCCCATCTCTTCACAATGACGCTGTGCAGATTTGATTGGTCAGCTCGCAACTAGTTGAGCGCATCCCCGATTGGCAAGTATCTGCCGCCTGCTTGTATAAGCTGCCCTTTCTGAGTGCTGCAGCAAGTTCCCGTGCAGGCGCGCGCCCAACGCGGGAGTATGTCCAAAGGCAACTATTCAGATGTCTCACTAGGTCTCAGTGGCGTCGCGATCGAGTCACCCTTGCACTTAGGATGGCAATGCACTTTTAACTAACGGATGCTTTTCTTTAGGAAGCGGTGCCTATAGCGTTCCACGGTCCTTTCGCGAATTTCAACGTCTGTGACTCTTCTGATGAGAGTTTCCCCTCTCACCAGAGTTTCCTCGGGTCCTTGCCGCTACTTCTAGCATCCGTTACTCAAATTTATCAACTTGGTACGAGTGGCTCTGGAGCTGTGTATGCTTCCCCAGCTCATGCATTCCTCGTAATTCTCATTAGGCGATCGCCTCAACCAAAATCCAACGGGTCGACATCGATCGTCAAACTCACATCTGTCGGACAACACGCGCGTAATGGTTGCAAGTCGGGCAAGGCTTGGCGATCGCGCACCTTCAGCAATACTTGCCAGCGATAGCGCCGAGCGATGCGCTCCACTGCTGCCGGTGCCGGACCCAACACTTCGTACCCGTTGAAGATATTGACGCGATCGCATTCAGCCGCCACCGTGGCAGCTGCCTTAGCAACGGCTGCAACCTCGACACCGCTCAGTTGCAGCAACACTAACTGCCCGAAGGGCGGATAGCGCAACGCTTTTCGTTGCTCCAGTTCCGCCAGAGCAAACCGCTTGTAAGCGCGATCGCGGACCGCCTGCACAACAGGATGCTCGGGCACGTAGGTTTGCACGATTGCTCGACCCGGTTCTTCGCCACGCCCCGTTCGCCCCACCACCTGTGTCAGCGTTTGGAAGGCTCGCTCTGCTGCTGCAAAGTCCGAGCGGAATAGTAACCCATCTGCCGCGATCGCTGCCACCAATGCGACCTGAGGCAAATCTAGCCCCTTGGTCAGCATCTGCGTCCCGACCAGCAAGTCTGCCTCGCCGCGCGCGAATTGCTCCAGCAATGTGCGATGCGCGCCCTTGGTCCGCGTCGTGTCGCTATCGAACCGCAAGCAGCGCAAATGAGGAAATAACGTCGCCACTTCACGGACAACCCGCTGCGTGCCGCTACCAAAATGCTTCAAAAACGGCGACTCGCATGCCGGGCAACGCGGCGGCTGCGCTTGAGAGAAATTGCAGTAATGGCAGCGCAGGCGAGCGCGCGCCCGTTCCGGACCCATACCATCGAAATCGTCTGACACCAATCCTGTGGCTATCGACTTTCCAACAGCCGGACTCGCTCCCCCAGCAGCTGCGAAGTGATACGACAGCGATACGTCGCACTGCGGACACATCATTACGTGTCCGCAGCTCCGACACGAAACAAATGTGCTGTGACAGCGACGCGGTACGAACAAAATTCCCCGACGATCGCGATCGCGCAGCGTTCGCATAGCCCCTTGTAACGCGTGACTGAAAAGAGAGCGATTGCCTCGCTCCAGCTCCTGCGTCATATCGACAACCTCCACTGCCGGAAACGATCGCGCTTGTACGCGCTCGGGCAACGAGAGGTAGAGCCGCGCCGGATCCTCTGCCCCAACAATGCAACTGTCGTGCCAAGTCGTCAGTGCTGGTGTTGCCGATCCCAAAATCAGCGGGCAACCCGCTGCCTCCGCCCGCCAGCGCGCCACGGTGCGTGCGTGATAGGTGGGAGCCGGTCGCGTTTGTTTGAAGCTGGTGTCGTGCTCCTCGTCCAGTACGATCGCCCCCAGGTTTGGCAAGGGGACGAAGACCGCAGATCGCGTCCCGATCGCCACCTGCGGCGTCCCGACCAGCAGCTGCCGCCATGTGTCGTAGCGTTCGCCCTCCGAGAGACCGCTGTGATAGGTACGCACCTGTTCCCCAAACCGCGCCCGGAAGCGATCGAGCAGCTGCGGCGTTAGCCCTATCTCCGGCACCAAAACTAGTGCCGATTTTCCCTGTGCCAATACCGGCGCGATCGCCTGCAAGTACACCTCCGTTTTCCCGGAGCCAGTCACCCCGTGCAGCAACACCTCCACAGATCCCTCGGCAGCCGCGATTGCTGCCAGCGCCCGTGCTTGGGCCGGTGTTAAGTCCTTCGGGCGATCTCGCGGTACCGCCGGTCCGTCGTCGCGGCGCAAGACTTCTTGCGATCGCACCGACACGCAGCCCTTGCGCGCCAGCGCCGTCACTGTAGACGTACTAGTGCAGCAAGTCCTCAGCAACGCGCTCAGCCACATCTGCCCGCCTGCACGGCGCAACACCTCGAGCACCTCGCTCTGTCGGGGCGTCAGCTCGGCGCGATCGTTCAGCCACAGCACGGCCTGTTGCTGCTTCGGTCGCGGCAGTTGTGGCGGCTCCAGATAACTTTCCAACCAACCCCGCTGTTGGAGCTCCCGCATCCCAAGCCGTCCGCTCTTGACTTGCTGCTGCACGTAGCGCGCGCTGTAGTCGTTGTCTTTCTGCGATCGCAAGAGTGCCAACACCGCCCGCGCTGGCTCGCTACAGTCCGAGTCATCCACCGTCGCGACCGCTTCGCGCCGCAGCCGCACCCGTCGTTGCGACTGTCTCAACAGTCCCGGTGGCAGCGCAAGTTCGATCGCGCTCGCCAGCGGCACGCGGTAGTATTCCGCTACTCGCTCTAATAGCGTCCAATAGGTCGGCGAGAAAAAACCCGAAGCAATGGTGTCGTCGATCGCGCGGATGCGCTGCGGGTCCAACTCTGGCGGCAGGGTGTTACTCAAGCGCACGGCAATCCCGCCCGTCAGACGATCGCGCAGGGGTACGCTCAGCACGTCGCCCGGTCGAACCTGCGCGCCTGGTGGCAAGCGATAGGTCAGTAAACCTTGCAACTCCGGGCAATTGACCAACACGTCCACCCATTGCTCCGCTTCACCAGCTCCTGCTGCTCCAGCGGCCCCTCCCCGCCCAGCAGCCGCTGACGTTCCACCTGGGAACTCTGCCATCGGCATCACCCCCGCGATCGCGCATTAACAACCGATGTTATCGAGCCCGCCAAACAAATCGAGCTGGGCAGACCCATTGCCGCGAGGATCGCTGCGGGCAGTCGGGGACTATCGGTTGGGGCGTTACGTACTACCGCTGGGGGATACAAAAATTCAAAATTGTATGTGATTCTAAAGCTAATGGAAAACATTTATACCACTGAGCTGCAGCCATTACCTATCGCCCGGCTCGATGTTTGGCGATCGTGGCTACAGAAACATTTCAACAGAATTGGTAAGTGATACTCTAGCGTGCGATGGGCAAGCTACTGAGACCCTACCGCGACGCTATTCGCGAACCTTCTCGCTGGTGTGGCGGGTTTCGCAACTCCATCAGACACCTGCCATAGTGCTACTGTTTCCTGAGCTACAACGCGATCGTCTTAAAACCATTAGCGTTACGACGTTATCAAGTAACTAGAGATAAATTACATCGACCTATGAGCGCAACTGAAGCGAGCCAAATCGATACTGCAATTGATAACCTTAATCCCCTCGACGCTATCCCCCAGAGTGGTGAGACTGCCGAGGGGGTCACGCTTGTAGATGCAAATTTTTCTAACGATATCGGTTTAGGTCGCTCGGGCAGCTATGGCAAGGACGATGACACTGTCGGCGCGTTTTTTAAAGAGATGGCGCGCTATCCCCTACTGAAGCCGGATGAAGAGGTGGAGCTGGCTCAGAGCGTCAAGCAGATGGTCGATATCGAGCAGCATCGGCTGGACTTGTGCGAGCAGCTCGGCCGCATCCCGAGTAAGACCGAGCTGGCGAAGTCTTTGGCGATCGCTCCGAAGGCACTGGATCGATGCTTGTATCGCGGTCGCAAGGCTAAGCACAAGATGATTCGCTCGAACTTGCGCCTCGTTGTGTCCATCGCCAAGCGCTACCTGAATCGCGGCGTACCGTTTTTGGATCTGATTCAAGAGGGTGCGATCGGCCTCAACCGCGCGACTGAGAAGTTCGATCCCAACAAAGGTTATAAGTTTTCGACCTATGCCTATTGGTGGATTCGCCAAGCCATCACGCGGACGATCGCCAACGACGCGCGGACAATTCGCTTGCCCATTCACATTGTCGAGAAGCTCAATAAGCTCAAAAAAGCTCAGCGGACCCTCAAGCAGAACCTGCAGCGCAACCCCAGCGAGCAAGAACTGGCGGACGAGCTCGAATTGACGCCGGTACAATTGCGCCAACTGCTCCAAATGCGCCGCCAGTCGCTGTCGCTCAACCACCGTGTTGGGAAAGGGGAAGATACCGAACTGCTGGAGTTGCTCGAAGATCACGAGCTGCGCCTCCCAGAAGAGCAGATGAATGAGGCGATGATGAGCCAGGAAGTGTCAGCCGTCCTTGACGAAGTCCTCACCGAGCGCGAGCGTGACGTCATCGCCATGCGCTACGGACTTACTACCTGTCAGCCCCACACGCTCGAAGAAGTAGGCACGATGTTCAACCTCTCACGCGAGCGCGTGCGACAAATCCAAAGCAAAGCCATGCGGAAGCTCCGCCGCCCCCAGGTTGCCCGACGCTTGCGGGGCTGGTTGACTTAGAGGGGGGTCTTTCAGATTCTGCAGGGTTCAACCCTGCACGATCGCGTCGCACAGACGGATCGAGAGAATCCTCGGCACGTCATCGGCGGCACTAGCACCGCTAAGGTCGTAAAGCCGGTGAGGGAGTGGGTTAGAATTGCTGCGAAACGACGCAGGCGGAACCCGGTATGACGACCCAGCAAGCTTTGTCGGCAGACTCCCCTTCAGCAGCAGACAGTGCGACGGCTGCCGAACTCGATCCCGAAACCTTTGCCACCCATGCCGAGGCGATCGAAACGGTCATCTACAGTCTGGACCAGGACAACTCAGCGATGGTCCATCGCAACGAGGACGGTTCGAGACTTTGGCGTTTTCGGTACGGGACAGTTGAAGTGTACGTTCAGTTAACCGGCGAAACAGATGACGACCTGTTTCTAGCGTGGTCGAAGGTGATGGATCTACCCGCTAACGACGACCCTCGCCTGCTCCGAAAATTATTGGAGATGAACTGGAGCGCAACCTTCGAGACGCGCTTCGGCATTTTCAACGAAGATATCGTTGTGTTGAGCAACCGCTCTGTTGCCGACCTGTCGCCCGGAGAGATCGCTCGCGCGATCGCTCTAGTTGCCTCGATTGCCGACGAGCACGACGAATCTCTTCAGGCCGAGTTTG harbors:
- a CDS encoding YbjN domain-containing protein yields the protein MTTQQALSADSPSAADSATAAELDPETFATHAEAIETVIYSLDQDNSAMVHRNEDGSRLWRFRYGTVEVYVQLTGETDDDLFLAWSKVMDLPANDDPRLLRKLLEMNWSATFETRFGIFNEDIVVLSNRSVADLSPGEIARAIALVASIADEHDESLQAEFGASDRAGS
- a CDS encoding tetratricopeptide repeat protein — translated: MGLASLGGNQLAADKKSSKQRNKLLPAALIVLAGSAAIAVAALHRSSGPSADKLVVWAQERYHQQDYSAAIATWTQAIELRPDRAATYFDRGVAYAELGDFERALADFDAALDLNPQLVFAYNNRGLVHRQLGQPEAAIVDFTAAIERNVNDVFAYSNRGLIYQELGQMSLALADFDRAIALQPDYAEAYYNRGIALAELGDIDGAVDDFRRAAERFQQRGDTIFFEETVEIIRLLRERFPDKQQLEVSVE
- a CDS encoding RNA polymerase sigma factor, RpoD/SigA family; this translates as MSATEASQIDTAIDNLNPLDAIPQSGETAEGVTLVDANFSNDIGLGRSGSYGKDDDTVGAFFKEMARYPLLKPDEEVELAQSVKQMVDIEQHRLDLCEQLGRIPSKTELAKSLAIAPKALDRCLYRGRKAKHKMIRSNLRLVVSIAKRYLNRGVPFLDLIQEGAIGLNRATEKFDPNKGYKFSTYAYWWIRQAITRTIANDARTIRLPIHIVEKLNKLKKAQRTLKQNLQRNPSEQELADELELTPVQLRQLLQMRRQSLSLNHRVGKGEDTELLELLEDHELRLPEEQMNEAMMSQEVSAVLDEVLTERERDVIAMRYGLTTCQPHTLEEVGTMFNLSRERVRQIQSKAMRKLRRPQVARRLRGWLT
- the priA gene encoding primosomal protein N' is translated as MAEFPGGTSAAAGRGGAAGAAGAGEAEQWVDVLVNCPELQGLLTYRLPPGAQVRPGDVLSVPLRDRLTGGIAVRLSNTLPPELDPQRIRAIDDTIASGFFSPTYWTLLERVAEYYRVPLASAIELALPPGLLRQSQRRVRLRREAVATVDDSDCSEPARAVLALLRSQKDNDYSARYVQQQVKSGRLGMRELQQRGWLESYLEPPQLPRPKQQQAVLWLNDRAELTPRQSEVLEVLRRAGGQMWLSALLRTCCTSTSTVTALARKGCVSVRSQEVLRRDDGPAVPRDRPKDLTPAQARALAAIAAAEGSVEVLLHGVTGSGKTEVYLQAIAPVLAQGKSALVLVPEIGLTPQLLDRFRARFGEQVRTYHSGLSEGERYDTWRQLLVGTPQVAIGTRSAVFVPLPNLGAIVLDEEHDTSFKQTRPAPTYHARTVARWRAEAAGCPLILGSATPALTTWHDSCIVGAEDPARLYLSLPERVQARSFPAVEVVDMTQELERGNRSLFSHALQGAMRTLRDRDRRGILFVPRRCHSTFVSCRSCGHVMMCPQCDVSLSYHFAAAGGASPAVGKSIATGLVSDDFDGMGPERARARLRCHYCNFSQAQPPRCPACESPFLKHFGSGTQRVVREVATLFPHLRCLRFDSDTTRTKGAHRTLLEQFARGEADLLVGTQMLTKGLDLPQVALVAAIAADGLLFRSDFAAAERAFQTLTQVVGRTGRGEEPGRAIVQTYVPEHPVVQAVRDRAYKRFALAELEQRKALRYPPFGQLVLLQLSGVEVAAVAKAAATVAAECDRVNIFNGYEVLGPAPAAVERIARRYRWQVLLKVRDRQALPDLQPLRACCPTDVSLTIDVDPLDFG